A window of Amycolatopsis australiensis contains these coding sequences:
- a CDS encoding glycoside hydrolase family 76 protein produces MDVSAAERAVTSRHLRRVWALPATVLGRSGWPPSLGQRLHWHWNYWWQAHLLDTLVDAQLRAPSPARLRLIRSFVRSVRLRNFGKWTNDYYDDIAWLGLALQRVSSLGIDVGPALAAIDTQLLSGWTAAAGGGIWWRRGDDFKNAPANGPAAIFHARSGKLPRARAMTDWLSSTLVDPATGLVWDGIRADTGELVKHIYTYCQGVYLGACLELSEVDNAARTVRAVAGHCAPEGVIRGQGGGDGGLFAAILARYLALAARSLPGPEAATARSLVLKSAAACWSGAAEGPLFSAYWDRPAPWPLPEDAPERDLSVQVGGWMLLEAAATLAD; encoded by the coding sequence ATGGACGTCTCGGCTGCCGAACGCGCGGTGACCTCCCGGCACCTGCGCCGGGTGTGGGCGCTGCCCGCAACCGTGCTGGGCCGCAGCGGCTGGCCACCTTCGCTCGGGCAGCGGCTGCACTGGCACTGGAACTACTGGTGGCAGGCCCACCTGCTGGACACGCTGGTCGACGCCCAGCTGCGCGCGCCGTCGCCGGCGCGGCTGAGGTTGATCCGCTCGTTCGTCCGTTCGGTGCGGCTGCGCAACTTCGGCAAGTGGACGAACGACTACTACGACGACATCGCATGGCTCGGCCTTGCGCTGCAACGGGTTTCGTCGCTCGGCATCGACGTGGGCCCGGCACTGGCGGCGATCGACACGCAGCTGCTGTCGGGCTGGACAGCGGCGGCGGGTGGCGGAATCTGGTGGCGTCGCGGCGACGACTTCAAGAACGCCCCGGCCAACGGCCCGGCGGCAATCTTCCACGCCCGATCGGGAAAGCTCCCACGCGCCCGCGCCATGACGGACTGGCTTTCGTCCACATTGGTCGACCCGGCGACGGGACTCGTCTGGGACGGAATCCGCGCGGACACGGGCGAGCTGGTGAAGCACATCTATACGTACTGCCAAGGGGTTTACCTGGGCGCGTGCCTGGAGCTGTCCGAAGTGGACAATGCGGCGCGCACGGTCCGCGCGGTGGCCGGGCACTGCGCACCGGAAGGAGTGATCCGAGGCCAGGGAGGCGGCGACGGCGGCCTGTTCGCGGCGATCCTGGCCCGCTACCTGGCCTTGGCAGCGCGGTCCCTGCCGGGCCCGGAGGCAGCGACGGCCCGGTCGTTGGTGCTGAAGTCGGCAGCGGCCTGCTGGTCAGGCGCGGCGGAGGGCCCGCTGTTCAGCGCGTACTGGGACCGCCCGGCACCATGGCCGTTGCCGGAAGACGCACCGGAACGCGACCTGTCGGTCCAGGTGGGCGGCTGGATGCTGCTGGAAGCCGCCGCGACGCTGGCGGACTGA
- a CDS encoding LacI family DNA-binding transcriptional regulator, protein MTALSPELRLWDPPVTYRIGVAMGVHANPYSGELLRSIRAAAAQAGCDVTLADTGDTVSEEAAVVRALRADLVDGVLLVPSAGDEAVINGLVRMGVPTVLVDRLTARNDVDQVGTESVHAVASLVRHLTERRHRKIGLISGDEGLGTSRERVRGYRLGLEQAGLRFNRELVECGLSTPGGAARATAKLLDGWPSPTALVVADESMLVGVQYEAHRRGIKIGSELALVGYGDMDWARRVSPAVTTLAQPVADIGRRAVQLLLSRMADPDRPPETALLTPRFLHGASCGC, encoded by the coding sequence ATGACCGCACTTTCGCCGGAGCTCCGGTTGTGGGACCCCCCGGTCACCTACCGGATCGGCGTCGCGATGGGTGTGCACGCGAACCCCTACTCGGGTGAGCTGCTGCGCTCGATCAGGGCGGCCGCGGCGCAAGCCGGCTGCGACGTCACGCTGGCGGACACGGGCGACACGGTCAGTGAGGAAGCGGCGGTGGTCCGCGCGCTGCGGGCCGACCTCGTCGACGGCGTGCTGCTGGTGCCGTCGGCGGGCGACGAAGCGGTGATCAACGGCCTGGTCCGGATGGGCGTGCCGACCGTGCTGGTCGACCGGCTCACCGCGCGCAACGACGTCGACCAGGTGGGCACGGAGAGCGTGCACGCGGTGGCGTCGCTGGTCCGCCACCTGACGGAGCGACGGCACCGCAAGATCGGCCTGATTTCGGGCGACGAGGGCCTGGGCACGAGCCGCGAGCGCGTCCGCGGCTACCGGCTGGGCCTGGAGCAGGCGGGCCTGCGCTTCAACCGCGAACTGGTGGAGTGCGGCCTGTCGACCCCGGGCGGAGCGGCCCGCGCGACGGCCAAGCTCCTGGACGGCTGGCCCTCCCCGACAGCGCTGGTGGTGGCGGACGAGTCGATGCTGGTGGGCGTCCAGTACGAAGCCCACCGCCGGGGCATCAAGATCGGCTCGGAGCTGGCGTTGGTGGGCTACGGCGACATGGACTGGGCCCGCCGGGTGAGCCCGGCGGTGACGACGCTGGCCCAGCCGGTGGCGGACATCGGACGCCGGGCGGTGCAGCTGCTGCTGTCCCGGATGGCGGACCCGGACCGTCCCCCGGAGACGGCGTTGCTGACACCCCGCTTCCTGCACGGCGCTTCCTGCGGGTGCTGA
- a CDS encoding LacI family DNA-binding transcriptional regulator, translating to MPQPRSSRPTQRDIAELAGVSITTVSHVVNGTRAVAEDTKAAVLRAIEATGYTGDAIARSLVTGGTRSIGMAISLVANPYFATLMQAIEREASAHGYTVLLADTHDTAGTERDTVRALRSRRVDGLLITPAPGDGPVIGELVSLDVPTVLIDRLATRTDVDQVGSENIQATSALTAHLATLGHRRIGMISGAPGLSTSEERVLGYRLGLGRSGLTWSSELVACGNSSRDGGALALSTLLALPEPPTALVVGNDSMMVGVLHEARRRGLRIGRDLPVVVYDDVEWADLVDPPLTTMAQPIQEIGRQAVRLLLARINDPSRQAETVRLAPTLRHRESCGCPPIHSHQ from the coding sequence ATGCCTCAGCCGAGGTCGTCGCGACCCACCCAGCGCGACATCGCCGAACTCGCCGGCGTCTCGATCACGACCGTCTCGCACGTCGTGAACGGGACGCGGGCGGTCGCCGAGGACACCAAGGCGGCCGTGCTGCGGGCGATCGAGGCCACCGGCTACACCGGTGACGCGATCGCTCGTTCCCTGGTCACCGGCGGGACGCGGTCGATCGGGATGGCGATCTCGCTGGTGGCCAACCCGTACTTCGCGACGCTGATGCAGGCGATCGAGCGAGAGGCGTCCGCCCACGGGTACACCGTGCTGCTGGCCGACACGCACGACACCGCCGGCACCGAGCGTGACACGGTGCGGGCGCTGCGTTCCCGGCGCGTCGACGGCCTGCTCATCACGCCCGCGCCCGGCGACGGACCGGTGATCGGCGAGCTGGTGTCGCTGGACGTGCCGACGGTGCTGATCGACCGGCTGGCCACCCGCACCGACGTCGACCAGGTCGGGTCGGAGAACATCCAGGCGACGTCGGCGCTCACCGCGCACCTGGCGACGCTCGGGCACCGGCGGATCGGGATGATCAGCGGCGCGCCGGGGCTGTCGACGAGCGAGGAGCGCGTGCTCGGCTACCGGCTGGGGCTCGGCCGGTCCGGGCTGACGTGGTCGTCCGAGCTCGTGGCCTGCGGGAACTCCTCACGCGACGGCGGGGCGCTCGCGTTGAGCACGCTGCTGGCGCTGCCCGAGCCGCCCACGGCGCTGGTCGTCGGGAACGACAGCATGATGGTCGGGGTGCTGCACGAGGCGCGGCGGCGTGGCCTGCGCATCGGGCGTGACCTGCCGGTGGTGGTCTACGACGACGTCGAGTGGGCGGACCTCGTGGATCCGCCGCTGACCACGATGGCGCAGCCGATCCAGGAGATCGGCCGGCAGGCGGTGCGGCTGCTGCTCGCCCGGATCAACGACCCGTCCCGGCAGGCCGAGACGGTCCGGCTGGCACCCACTCTGCGTCATCGTGAGTCGTGTGGCTGCCCGCCGATTCACTCACATCAGTGA
- a CDS encoding substrate-binding domain-containing protein: MRQRSLTALTLAAVLAATTGCTVERHWGGNTNTGGSGKAKVGLVTKTDTNPYFVELRNAARAAAQANGADFSALAGQFDGDNDGQVRAIENLRQQGANTILITPSSSTGVLKAIKDARDAGVLVIALDTATEPPDAVDATFATDNFAAGEQQGAYVKAALKGVPPKLLMVDGTAGSSVDTQRHGGFLKGIGLTDGSPEIKGHTAANGDQSLAQQGMENLLQRSTDINAVYSMNEPMGRGAYAALKARGLTGQIVMGSIDGGCEGVQNVKDGQFAATVMQFPKKMAEQGVLAAVEYAKTGKKPSGFVNTGSAVITDKPVPGVESHDTAWGLQNCWGGNK; this comes from the coding sequence ATGAGACAGCGAAGTCTCACCGCACTCACGCTGGCCGCCGTCCTCGCCGCGACGACCGGGTGCACGGTCGAACGCCACTGGGGCGGCAACACGAACACCGGCGGGAGCGGCAAAGCGAAGGTCGGCCTGGTCACCAAGACCGACACCAACCCGTACTTCGTCGAGCTGCGCAACGCCGCGAGAGCCGCCGCGCAGGCCAACGGCGCCGACTTCAGCGCCCTCGCCGGCCAGTTCGACGGCGACAACGACGGCCAGGTGCGCGCCATCGAGAACCTCCGGCAGCAGGGCGCGAACACGATCCTCATCACGCCGAGTTCGTCGACCGGCGTGCTCAAGGCGATCAAGGATGCCCGCGACGCCGGCGTCCTGGTCATCGCCCTCGACACCGCCACCGAACCGCCCGACGCGGTCGACGCCACCTTCGCCACCGACAACTTCGCCGCGGGCGAGCAGCAGGGCGCCTACGTCAAGGCCGCGCTCAAGGGCGTTCCGCCCAAGCTGCTCATGGTCGACGGCACCGCCGGCAGCTCGGTCGACACCCAGCGCCACGGCGGCTTCCTCAAGGGCATCGGGCTGACCGACGGCTCGCCCGAGATCAAGGGCCACACCGCCGCCAACGGCGACCAGAGCCTCGCCCAGCAGGGCATGGAGAACCTGCTGCAGCGCAGCACCGACATCAACGCCGTCTACTCGATGAACGAGCCGATGGGCCGCGGCGCGTACGCGGCGCTGAAGGCCCGAGGGCTGACCGGGCAGATCGTGATGGGCTCGATCGACGGCGGCTGCGAAGGCGTCCAGAACGTCAAGGACGGCCAGTTCGCCGCGACCGTCATGCAGTTCCCGAAGAAGATGGCCGAGCAGGGCGTGCTCGCCGCCGTCGAATACGCCAAGACCGGGAAGAAGCCGTCGGGTTTCGTCAACACCGGGTCGGCCGTGATCACCGACAAGCCCGTGCCCGGCGTCGAAAGCCACGACACCGCGTGGGGCCTGCAGAACTGCTGGGGAGGCAACAAATGA
- a CDS encoding ABC transporter permease: MTTAVATKERESLGEFFLRAPAIGPALALVVAVVVFSLATDTFFDLDNLSTVVQQSLVVGTLALGQTLVILIAGIDLSNASSMVVATLIMAKLAAAGTNGFVALLAGVVLTVIVGIFIGSLATRIKLPAFIITLGTFTMLTAVSKLIAGGQAVPVTDGLLQWLGTKRYLFGGIPITYGMTLALLMYLGIWYALTKTAWGKHVYAVGNAPESARLSGIKVNRTVLSVYIVAGLTFGIAAWQALGRTPNADPNQFQLGNLDSITAVVLGGTSLFGGRGSVLGTLMGALVVAVLRSGLTQMNVDGNYQDLATGALLIAAVVVDRIARRQQQS, encoded by the coding sequence ATGACCACGGCAGTGGCCACCAAGGAACGTGAGTCCCTCGGCGAGTTCTTCCTCCGCGCCCCGGCGATCGGGCCGGCGCTCGCGCTGGTCGTCGCCGTCGTGGTGTTCTCGCTGGCCACGGACACGTTCTTCGACCTCGACAACCTGTCCACGGTGGTCCAGCAGTCGCTGGTCGTCGGGACGCTCGCGCTGGGACAGACGCTCGTCATCCTCATCGCGGGCATCGACCTGTCGAACGCGTCCTCGATGGTCGTCGCGACGCTGATCATGGCGAAGCTGGCCGCGGCGGGCACGAACGGCTTCGTCGCGCTGCTCGCCGGCGTCGTGCTGACCGTCATCGTCGGCATCTTCATCGGCTCGCTCGCCACGCGGATCAAGCTGCCGGCGTTCATCATCACGCTCGGCACGTTCACCATGCTGACCGCGGTGTCGAAGCTGATCGCCGGCGGTCAGGCGGTGCCGGTGACCGACGGGCTGCTGCAGTGGCTCGGCACCAAGCGCTACCTCTTCGGCGGCATCCCGATCACCTACGGCATGACGCTGGCGCTGCTGATGTACCTCGGGATCTGGTACGCGCTGACGAAAACGGCGTGGGGCAAGCACGTCTACGCGGTCGGCAACGCGCCGGAGTCGGCGCGGCTGTCCGGCATCAAGGTCAACCGCACGGTGCTGTCGGTGTACATCGTGGCCGGGCTGACCTTCGGGATCGCCGCCTGGCAGGCGCTCGGCCGGACCCCGAACGCCGACCCGAACCAGTTCCAGCTCGGCAACCTCGACTCGATCACCGCCGTCGTCCTCGGCGGCACGAGCCTGTTCGGTGGCCGCGGTTCGGTGCTCGGGACGCTGATGGGCGCGCTGGTCGTGGCCGTGCTGCGGTCGGGCCTCACGCAGATGAACGTCGACGGCAACTACCAGGACCTCGCCACCGGCGCCCTGCTCATCGCCGCCGTCGTGGTGGACCGGATCGCGAGGAGGCAGCAGCAGTCATGA
- a CDS encoding ATP-binding cassette domain-containing protein: MTEPILQARGLVKRYGRVTAIDGADFDLLPGEVLAVVGDNGAGKSSLIKALSGALIPDAGEIKVDGRTVHFKSPLDARHYGIETVYQDLAVAPALDIASNMFLGREKRLKGPFGLFRKLDTATMRKEAQRILDELGINIKSISQPVETLSGGQRQGVAVARAAAFGTKAVIMDEPTAALGVAESGKVLDLIGRIRDRGLPVVLISHNMPHVFDIADRIHVHRLGKRVAVVSPKTHSMNQVVGLLTGALRLNENGEVEEAAAATHVAGLK, encoded by the coding sequence ATGACCGAACCGATCCTCCAGGCCCGTGGCCTGGTCAAGCGCTACGGCCGGGTGACCGCCATCGACGGCGCCGACTTCGACCTGCTGCCCGGCGAGGTGCTCGCCGTGGTCGGCGACAACGGCGCCGGGAAGTCCTCGCTCATCAAAGCCCTTTCCGGGGCGCTGATTCCCGACGCGGGCGAGATCAAAGTGGACGGTCGGACCGTCCACTTCAAATCCCCTTTGGACGCTCGGCACTACGGCATCGAGACGGTCTACCAGGACCTCGCCGTCGCGCCCGCGCTCGACATCGCGTCGAACATGTTCCTCGGGCGCGAGAAGCGGCTCAAGGGACCGTTCGGGCTGTTCCGCAAGCTCGACACCGCGACCATGCGGAAAGAGGCGCAACGGATCCTCGACGAGCTGGGCATCAACATCAAGTCGATCTCCCAGCCCGTCGAGACGCTTTCCGGCGGGCAGCGGCAGGGTGTCGCGGTGGCCCGCGCGGCCGCGTTCGGCACGAAGGCCGTGATCATGGACGAGCCCACCGCCGCCCTCGGCGTCGCCGAGTCCGGCAAGGTGCTCGACCTGATCGGCCGGATCCGCGACCGCGGCCTGCCGGTGGTGCTGATCAGCCACAACATGCCGCACGTGTTCGACATCGCCGACCGCATCCATGTGCATCGCCTCGGCAAGCGCGTCGCGGTCGTCTCGCCGAAGACGCATTCGATGAACCAGGTCGTCGGCCTGCTCACGGGTGCCCTGCGGCTCAACGAGAACGGCGAAGTGGAAGAAGCGGCCGCCGCGACGCACGTGGCCGGCTTGAAGTGA
- a CDS encoding PfkB family carbohydrate kinase: protein MLLAGLCTVDVVQRVGELPAPGEKVQSLRVDVAAGGPATNAAVTAAALGAEATLLTVLGAHPLAALARADLEAHGVRVVDLDPARTGPPPVSAVAVRDRDGERTVVSRNAAGSEATWSGDVDADVVLVDGHHPKVALAVARAAGDVPVVLDAGSWKPVLDELLPLVDVAACSAHFTAPEPGLHARGVPTVVTTAGPGPVRWSTADGGSGEVPVPAVEARDTLGAGDVWHGALAVAVAREPTVTDRIRFANEVAAERVRHVGPRSWTTAIAGRNRT, encoded by the coding sequence GTGCTGCTGGCGGGCCTGTGCACCGTGGACGTCGTCCAGCGGGTCGGCGAGCTTCCGGCGCCGGGCGAGAAGGTGCAGTCACTGCGGGTGGACGTCGCGGCCGGGGGACCCGCGACGAACGCCGCGGTGACGGCGGCCGCGCTCGGCGCCGAGGCGACCCTGCTGACCGTCCTCGGCGCACACCCGCTGGCGGCGCTCGCCCGCGCCGATCTCGAAGCCCACGGCGTCCGGGTCGTCGACCTCGATCCCGCGCGGACCGGCCCGCCGCCGGTCAGCGCGGTCGCCGTCCGCGACCGCGACGGCGAGCGCACGGTCGTCTCGCGCAACGCGGCCGGCTCCGAAGCCACGTGGAGCGGGGACGTCGACGCGGACGTGGTGCTCGTCGACGGCCACCACCCGAAGGTCGCGCTGGCCGTCGCACGAGCGGCCGGCGACGTCCCGGTCGTGCTCGACGCCGGGAGCTGGAAGCCCGTGCTCGACGAGCTGCTGCCGCTGGTCGACGTCGCCGCGTGCTCCGCGCACTTCACCGCGCCGGAACCGGGCCTGCACGCGCGCGGCGTCCCCACCGTCGTCACCACCGCGGGCCCGGGCCCGGTGCGGTGGTCCACTGCGGACGGCGGCTCGGGTGAGGTGCCTGTGCCCGCCGTGGAAGCGCGGGACACACTAGGTGCGGGCGACGTGTGGCACGGCGCTCTCGCCGTCGCCGTGGCCCGCGAACCGACGGTGACCGACCGGATTCGCTTCGCCAACGAGGTGGCCGCCGAACGGGTGCGGCATGTGGGACCGCGGTCGTGGACGACCGCGATCGCAGGAAGGAACAGGACATGA
- a CDS encoding nucleoside/nucleotide kinase family protein — translation MTAFDDLLARAEGLTVRGQRNVLGIVGAPASGKTTLAWALANALGSRAAVVGMDGFHLAQVELRRLGRTERKGAPDTFDAAGYYHLIRRLAEGRETVYAPEFRREIEEPIAGAVAVPPEVQLVITEGNYLLLPDDPWSGIRPLLTEAWFLAPDEPERIERLVSRHRRYGRSLVEARRRALGSDQRNADLISQTRDRADLVLENLPLANFAI, via the coding sequence ATGACGGCGTTCGACGACCTGCTGGCCCGGGCCGAGGGCCTGACCGTGCGCGGGCAGCGCAACGTGCTCGGCATCGTGGGCGCGCCCGCGTCCGGCAAGACCACCCTCGCCTGGGCACTGGCCAACGCACTGGGCTCGCGCGCCGCCGTGGTCGGCATGGACGGCTTCCACCTCGCGCAGGTCGAGCTGCGCCGGCTCGGCCGCACCGAGCGCAAGGGCGCACCGGACACGTTCGACGCCGCGGGCTACTACCACCTGATCCGCCGCCTGGCCGAAGGCCGCGAGACGGTGTACGCGCCGGAGTTCCGCCGGGAGATCGAGGAGCCGATCGCCGGCGCGGTGGCCGTGCCGCCGGAGGTCCAGCTCGTCATCACCGAGGGCAACTACCTGCTGCTGCCGGACGACCCGTGGAGCGGCATCCGGCCGCTGCTGACCGAGGCGTGGTTCCTCGCGCCGGACGAGCCGGAGCGGATCGAACGGCTCGTGTCGCGCCACCGCCGGTACGGCCGTTCGCTGGTGGAGGCGCGCCGGCGGGCGCTCGGCTCGGACCAGCGCAACGCCGACCTGATCTCGCAGACCCGCGACCGGGCCGACCTGGTGCTGGAGAACCTGCCGCTGGCGAACTTCGCGATTTGA
- a CDS encoding SDR family oxidoreductase, translating to MTLVVTGGSRGIGAAICSLAAERGYDVVVNYSGEPGPAEAVAARARDHGRRALAVRADVSSEDDVRALFDAAARLGPVTALVNNAAIVGNTPGRLDTYEVAVVRRTFDVNVTGVFLCCREAVRRMSTRYGGDGGAIVNISSTAARTGSAGEWVHYAASKAAVDTLTFGLAQEVAGEGVRVNAVRPGLVDTGLHAAAGLPGRLAKYAPQIPMGRAGEPVEIAEAVLFLLSPASSFTTGAVLDVGGGR from the coding sequence TTGACGCTCGTCGTCACGGGCGGCAGCCGCGGGATCGGCGCGGCCATCTGCTCGCTCGCCGCCGAGCGCGGGTACGACGTCGTGGTGAACTACTCCGGCGAGCCCGGGCCCGCGGAGGCCGTGGCCGCACGGGCGCGGGACCACGGCCGCCGGGCGCTGGCCGTCCGCGCGGACGTCTCCAGCGAGGACGACGTCCGCGCGCTGTTCGACGCCGCCGCGCGGCTGGGACCGGTGACCGCGCTGGTCAACAACGCGGCGATCGTCGGCAACACCCCGGGACGGCTCGACACCTACGAGGTGGCCGTCGTGCGCCGCACTTTCGACGTCAATGTGACCGGCGTGTTCCTGTGCTGCCGCGAGGCGGTCCGCCGGATGTCGACGCGGTACGGCGGCGACGGCGGCGCGATCGTCAACATCTCCTCGACGGCCGCGCGCACCGGCTCGGCCGGGGAATGGGTGCACTACGCCGCGTCGAAGGCCGCCGTCGACACCTTGACGTTCGGGCTCGCGCAGGAGGTCGCGGGGGAAGGCGTGCGGGTCAACGCCGTCCGGCCGGGCCTGGTCGACACCGGCCTGCACGCGGCCGCCGGCCTGCCCGGCCGGCTGGCGAAGTACGCGCCGCAGATCCCCATGGGTCGCGCGGGTGAACCGGTGGAGATCGCCGAAGCCGTGCTGTTCCTGCTGTCCCCCGCGTCGTCGTTCACCACCGGTGCGGTGCTGGACGTCGGTGGCGGCCGGTGA
- a CDS encoding VOC family protein has translation MAKLMSVHHLALTVTDVDRSVPWYVRVLDLEEVTRREEPDTGLRKVVLRSAGDEFSVVLVQHADTGRRGFDERRTGLDHVAFRVGSTSELAEWEARLAEFGVSYLPTAPSRTFEGSHVLVFRDPDGIQLEIWADPQL, from the coding sequence ATGGCCAAACTCATGTCCGTGCACCATCTCGCGCTCACCGTGACCGACGTGGACCGCAGCGTGCCGTGGTACGTGCGCGTCCTCGACCTCGAGGAGGTCACCCGGCGCGAAGAGCCGGACACGGGTCTGCGCAAGGTCGTGCTCCGGTCCGCCGGGGACGAGTTCTCCGTGGTGCTGGTCCAGCACGCGGACACCGGCAGACGCGGGTTCGACGAACGCCGGACCGGGCTCGACCACGTCGCGTTCCGCGTCGGCTCGACGAGCGAGCTGGCCGAGTGGGAAGCCCGGCTGGCCGAGTTCGGCGTCTCCTACCTGCCGACCGCGCCGTCCCGCACGTTCGAGGGCTCGCACGTGCTCGTGTTCCGCGACCCGGACGGCATCCAGCTCGAGATCTGGGCCGATCCGCAGCTGTGA
- a CDS encoding DedA family protein, producing the protein MNVVSIEAAGVGVSWLDTAGPLLVWVIVLSFVLVECALIIGLFLPGDSLLFGAGVVLAQHGSDANAWFLSGAALIVAVLGNQIGYYIGRTSGTKLIVRRDGKVLNRHNLERAQRFLDRKGFFAIVAARWIPWIRTLAPLIAGAARMAPRRFLLATTLGGLLWVPTLVLLGYYGAGLLDALPWLKTAALWVSIAFFVFGTGFGVLRYRQEMRRPVDERDDARA; encoded by the coding sequence GTGAACGTCGTGAGCATCGAGGCCGCGGGCGTCGGCGTGAGCTGGCTGGACACCGCCGGACCGCTGCTCGTCTGGGTCATCGTGCTGAGTTTCGTGCTGGTCGAGTGCGCGCTGATCATCGGGTTGTTCCTGCCCGGTGACTCGCTGCTGTTCGGGGCCGGCGTGGTGCTGGCGCAGCACGGTTCGGACGCGAACGCGTGGTTCCTGTCGGGTGCCGCGCTGATCGTCGCCGTCCTCGGCAACCAGATCGGCTACTACATCGGGCGCACCAGCGGCACGAAACTCATCGTGCGCCGCGACGGGAAGGTGCTGAACCGGCACAACCTGGAACGCGCGCAGCGGTTCCTGGACCGGAAGGGCTTCTTCGCGATCGTGGCGGCCCGGTGGATCCCGTGGATCCGCACGCTGGCGCCGCTGATCGCGGGAGCCGCGCGGATGGCCCCGCGCCGCTTCCTGCTGGCGACCACGCTGGGCGGGCTGTTGTGGGTGCCGACGCTGGTGCTGCTCGGCTACTACGGCGCGGGCCTGCTGGACGCCCTGCCGTGGCTGAAGACGGCGGCGCTGTGGGTCAGCATCGCGTTCTTCGTGTTCGGGACGGGCTTCGGTGTGCTGCGCTACCGCCAGGAGATGCGCCGCCCGGTCGACGAGCGCGACGACGCGCGGGCCTGA
- a CDS encoding YceI family protein: MTGLRATFRTAEGWAVEHAVLTVTDPAGRQVARQAADVRGEVVTGALAPGTYTAVVTAAGYTPVARMAQIASDGSGSLGDVVLAPVAEAIDLPPVGPWVIDPMHSSVVATARHLGIASIKARFPDVSGRIEIGRPAERSSVHAEIKAASIDTGIKMRDDHLRSPDFLDVDVHPVITFTSTGLRQRGVDSWTLVGELTLHGERREIELELTYGGWGPDPWGGVRTAFHAETTLHRSDFAINYSAMVRAGVAAVGTTVKVELDIEAVQGESLPQF, from the coding sequence ATGACCGGCCTGCGCGCGACCTTCCGCACGGCCGAGGGCTGGGCGGTGGAGCACGCGGTGCTCACCGTGACCGACCCGGCCGGGCGGCAGGTCGCCCGGCAGGCGGCCGACGTCCGCGGCGAGGTGGTGACCGGCGCGCTCGCGCCGGGCACCTACACCGCCGTCGTCACGGCCGCCGGGTACACCCCGGTCGCCCGGATGGCGCAGATCGCCTCGGACGGGTCGGGCTCGCTCGGCGACGTCGTGCTGGCCCCGGTCGCCGAGGCGATCGACCTGCCGCCCGTCGGGCCGTGGGTGATCGACCCGATGCACTCGTCGGTCGTCGCGACCGCGCGGCACCTGGGCATCGCGAGCATCAAGGCGCGGTTCCCGGACGTGTCGGGCCGGATCGAGATCGGCCGCCCGGCCGAGCGGTCGTCGGTGCACGCCGAGATCAAGGCGGCGAGCATCGACACCGGCATCAAGATGCGCGACGACCACCTGCGCTCGCCGGACTTCCTCGACGTCGACGTGCACCCGGTGATCACGTTCACCAGCACCGGGCTGCGCCAGCGCGGGGTGGACTCGTGGACGCTGGTGGGTGAGCTGACGCTGCACGGCGAGCGCCGCGAGATCGAGCTGGAGCTCACCTACGGCGGCTGGGGCCCGGACCCGTGGGGCGGCGTGCGTACCGCGTTCCACGCGGAGACGACGCTGCACCGGAGCGACTTCGCGATCAACTACAGCGCGATGGTCCGCGCCGGCGTCGCAGCGGTCGGCACGACCGTGAAGGTCGAGCTGGACATCGAAGCGGTGCAGGGCGAGTCGCTGCCGCAGTTCTGA